TGAACACGACCTTCGACACGGTTATGCGTCCATGCTAGTGGCGCGTCCATGTCATAGGTGATATTTTTATAAAAATCGATATACTCTTCATCTTCAATCTCAGATGCCGTACGTGTCCATAGCGCGCTGGCTTTGTTGATAGTTTCCCATTCATCAGTCAATACCATCTCGCCACCAGCAGGTGCGTCGTCGTTATCATCTTCTTGCCAAACTTCTTTACGCATCTGAATCGGCAAGCTGATATGGTCTGAGTATTTATTAACCAACTGCTTAATTTTGCCACGGTCTAAATAGCTGTCTTCGCCCTCACTATATTGCTCTTTTAAATGCAAAGTAATGGCGGTGCCACGAGTTTCTTTCGTGATAGGTTCAACCGTAAAGCTACCCGTACCATCTGATACCCAGCGCACGCCCTTATCCGCAGGCTCGCCCGCTTTACGTGTTTCAACGCTAATCGTATCGGCAACGATAAAACCTGAATAGAAGCCAACCCCAAACTGTCCGATTAATTGACCATCTTGCTTTTGTGATTCAGACAGCTTGTCTAAAAATGCTTTAGTACCGGACTTGGCAATCGTACCCAAGTTTTCGATGGCATCGGCTTCATTCATGCCAATACCATTATCGGTAAAGGTGATGGTTTTGGCGTCTTCGTCGACAGCAATGCGAATTTTTAGCTCGCCATCGTCTTCATAAAGACTGTCATCATTGGTCGCTTCAAAGCGCAATTTATCACAAGCATCAGAGGCGTTTGAAACCAGCTCACGCACAAAGATATCAGAATTAGAGTAAAGCGAATGGGTAACTAGATGCAGCAGTTGCGCCACTTCCGCCTCGAAGGTATGTTTTTTTAATTCTGGGCTGCTTTTATTAACATTGATGCTATCAACTTTTTGGTTATCAACTGGGGTCTGTTCACTCATAAAAAACTCCTTTAATTTATGTCAAAAACGTATCATAAAATAGCAATCATTTGACTGTCTCTACTCAGCTACAAATTAAGCAGTTCAATTTCGAATATCGCTAAGCTGTTTATACTAATAGGGGCGCAGCAGAAAATTTCAAGCTAAAAAGCACAATTCAACAAAAACACCGCCCTAGTTTCCTAAGGCGGTGTCGTTATATCGATAATAGGTTTAGCAAGTATATTCAGCAAATAGATTTAGTAATACGTTTTTAGATAGACCTATCAACTATAAGCAGCTAGGCAAATGCAGCGCTGGATCTGACTCACGAGCATTCATCGCATCTTCAACCGTTAAGCCTAGTGCTTTGGCAACGCCTGCGCCATAAGCAGCATCACACCAGTTACAGTTGCGAATGTGGCGATACTGAATAAAGTTCGGCACACCAGCCATATTATTCGCTGTGTTTTCAAATAGCACTTGTTGTTGCTCAGCACTCATCAAATTAAACAATGCGCGAGGTTGGCTAAAATAATCGCTATCGTCTTCACGGAAGTCATAATGCGCCGCATAGCCGTCAATTTTTAATGGTGGCTCAGCATAATCAGGCTGCTCTTGCCACTGGCTAAAGCTGTTTGGCTCATAATGCGGGCGACTGCCATAGTTATCATCGACACGGCCTTGACCATCACGATGATTGCTCATCACAGGGCAGCGCGGCTTATTTACCGGAATCTGTTGATGATTGACACCGACACGATAACGCTGAGCATCGGCATAGTTAACCAAGCGGTTTTGTAGCATTTTATCCGGTGAAACGCTGATACCCGGTACTAAATTACTTGGGGCAAATGCAGCTTGTTCCACATCGACAAAGTAGTTGTCAGAGTTTTTATTTAATTCAAACTCACCCACTTCAATCAGCGGATAATCATCTTTTGGCCATACTTTGGTCAAGTCAAACGGATGATAAGGAACGGTATCCGCCTCAGCTTCTGGCATGATTTGCACATACATTTTCCATTTCGGGAAATCACCATTTTCGATGGCATCGTACAAGTCTTTTTGATGACTCTCACGATCAGAACCAACCACCTCTGCCGCTTCTGCGTCGGTTAAGTTCTTGATGCCTTGTTGCGTGCGGAAATGGAATTTTACCCAAAAACGTTCTTTGGCTTCATTCCAAAAACTATAGGTGTGCGAGCCAAAACCATGCATATTTCTGTACGAGGCTGGCAGACCGCGATCACTCATAACGATAGTAACTTGATGTAAGGCTTCAGGTAATAAAGTCCAAAAGTCCCAGTTGTTGGTCGCCGAACGCATATTGGTACGTGGATCACGTTTGACGGCTTTGTTTAGGTCTGGGAATTTGCGCGGATCACGTAAGAAGAACACAGGTGTATTATTTCCCACCATATCCCAGTTACCTTCTTCGGTGTAGAATTTCAAAGCAAAACCGCGAATGTCGCGCTCAGCATCAGCCGCGCCGCGCTCACCTGCGACGGTACTAAAGCGTGCAAACATCTCAGTCTGTTTACCCACTTCGCTAAAAATATCCGCACGGGTATATTTAGTGATGTCATTGGTCACGGTAAAAGTACCAAATGCGCCAGAGCCTTTGGCGTGCATACGGCGCTCTGGAATCACTTCACGGACGAAATTTCCTAACTTTTCATTGAGCCAAACATCTTGCGCCAATAATGGGCCGCGTTTGCCTGCAGTCATGCTGTTTTGATTGTCTGCCACTGGTGCGCCATTGCCCATGGTCAATTGGGTCGGTGCATAAGGACATTTTTTATCGCTCATATCATTGTTCATAGTCATACTCCTGTGAATAGCAAATGGATTAAAGTACAAAATCTATTCTGAATACACTTCTATTAATAGTTCCAGAATAGTTGTCAGCTTGTTCGAAAAACGGTTTGTTTTTTTCATAGTAATGTCTAATGACAGTCATGTTCTGTGGTTAGATACTATTACAACCCATTACCGTTAATTTGTATAATTAATTAATTACATGCTTTCGTTTTGTTTTTCAGAACCACTTAACTTGTTTTTTACTCATCCAAATACTTTATTCCTTAGGATAGTTGTTATTAACAACGATAAATATTAACAGTGCAAGCACTCTCTATCAGCCTTGCTATCACTTTTTTAAAGCGAATTGACCATATTAAATAGAGCTTAATTAAATACCACAGAGCAATTAACGCGGCATCGGACGAATGGTCAAAATTTGCTCACTACGACCAAAAGGCCCATGAACGTCATGCAACACGGCGCTCGTTAAGCCAATGCCATCATTGCCATACTGCTGCACCGCTTCGATGCCAAGCCAGCGACCTTGCGGCGCGCGGTGCATATGAATTTGCAAATCCGTATTGGGAAACATCCATTCTAATTCTGACAAGCCAAGCCCAAGCCGAGGCACAACGCCATTGGCCGTATCGACCATGCCCAATAGATGCACCAAGTCATCAGTTTGCTTGCCCTCGATCATCTCCACATCATTAGTGATCCAGACCATACCGCGTCCTGGGCGACGCTGCGTATCATCAGCGACCAAGCGCACACTCTCAATAAACCCGCCCGGCCAGCCTTTCATGTCTTCCCAAATGGGCAACTCTTCGGGCTTATGTAACGCTTTTTGGTCTTCAATGCCCGCAATCTCGCTGGTATCTTGGGTCATTAGACGCCATGCCCGCGCAATAATCGCATCACGACCGCGACTGCTCATGACTGCTTCAATAAGCTCAATGGTCTTGCCCGGACGAATACAACGCGTGGTAATGGTAAAGTCATCCAGTGGAATCAATCCTAAGATATCTAGGCTAATGCGAGCGATACGCATGTTTTCTTGCGGCGCATAACCGTTTAGCTCAGCCGTGAGCAATCCTGTCGCTGGTGCCATATGCTGTTCATGCTCATTCCAAGCGCCTTGGGCATGTTTGGTTGGCTGATAATGTGCGACGTTGACGCCGTCTTCTCGCTGTTCGCGTTTGATAAAGTTATAATAAGCTGACATGACTGTCCTATGATTTATTTGATAAGCTCTTGTTGTTTTAACTTAAGAACCTGTCGACTCTTAATGACAAAAAATAATGCAACGACCATCGCGGCAATTAATACGCCATAAAAAACACTCTTTTCTCGCATAAAATGCAGAATATTACTGCCTAACACGAATCCCACCACGAGGATGACAAACAAATTCACTTTCAATTGTTTGTTAACCTCAGCGAGAGTGGCTTCTGCCAATACAAATCCTTTTTTTTGCTTTTTCATTTTGCGTTACCTACTATACGTTACCTATTAGATGTCTTGTACAAAGCCTTATCTACTTACCCACTTGGGTGACTGGGATACGCAAGGCTTTAGGCAGACTGAAAGTGACATTTTCTTCGATGCCTGATAGCTCACTCGGTAAATCGCCACCCCAATCTTGCAGCTGCTGTAGCACTTCTTGAATCAGTACTTCGGGTGCTGATGCGCCAGCGGTGACGCCGATACTCTGCACACCATCCAACCAGCTTTTATCCATCTCACTGGCATTATCGATTAAATACGCACGGCAATTCATCCGCTCAGCCAGCTCACGCAGACGATTAGAGTTTGATGAATTGGGCGAGCCGACCACCAAGACCACCTCACAGCGACTGGCTAAGTCTTTTACCGCATCTTGGCGGTTTTGCGTGGCATAACAGATATCGTCTTTGCGCGGACCTTGAATACTAGGGAATTTTTCACGCAGTGCATCGATAACGCGCGCCGTGTCATCCATAGATAAGGTGGTTTGGGTAACAAATGCCAAACGTTCGGCATTTTGTACGCTCAATGCTGCCACATCGGCTTCGTTTTCAACCAAATGAATGTGACCGCCGTGGCGACGGTTAAAGCGCCCCATCGTGCCTTCCACTTCAGGATGTCCAGCATGCCCAATCAATACCGCATCCATACCCTCTTGCGCAAATTTAGCGACTTCGATATGTACCTTAGTGACCAGCGGACAAGTGGCATCGAATACGGTCAAATCGCGGCGCTCAGCCTCATCTTCGACAGCTTTTGATACGCCATGAGCAGAAAAAATAACGATAGAGCCATCAGGCACTTCATGAAGTTCTTCCACAAAAACCGCACCGCGATTGGCCAAGTCAGAGACGACAAATTTATTATGTACCACCTCGTGACGGACATAAATGGGCGGTTCAAAACGTGTCAATGCTTCGTTCACAATCGCAATCGCGCGATCCACACCAGCACAAAATCCACGTGGATTAGCAAGATAAATTTGCATAAGAGGGCCTATCATTAGATAATTTATTATTAAAGCTTAAATACACAACATTACTGTCAAAAGCTTTAACTCAAAAATTGGGATGAATTCATTACGCTACTTTAGCATAATTTACTTTTATTGCCTTTGAAAATAGCACGGTACTAGAGGCTGTTTTAACTAGAAGCACACACATATTCATACGTTCAAAGTATTTATCCATAGTGGCAGCGTTAACTGCACTCAATGCACCAAAAACGTGATTTATACTAAGTCGCCCTATGCCATCTTTACGCCGCTTCGATGATAACAACTGATCAAAGGCGGCTTTAATTAAAATAAAAGCCACAAAAGCAGTTTATAATAGTGCATCGATGACAATGTCTATCGCCATACATGATGGCGATTTTTCTTTTTACCAGTTTTGAATTGTTTACTAAAACAGCTTTGGCTCTTTTACTCGCACAGATTTGACTAGCACACACTCCATTAGGACACATTGTATGACAGGTTCATTATTTATTATTACTGCCGCCTCAGGTACGGGCAAAACCTCACTGGTAAAGCAGCTACTTGCCACGACTAATGACTTAACCGTCAGCGTATCACACACCACGCGCACGCCACGTCCCGGCGAGATTGATGGTCATCATTATCATTTTACCGACGTCGAAAAGTTTGTGACTGCCATCGGTGAAAACAAGTTTTTAGAACATGCTGAGGTCTTTGGTAATTACTATGGCACCTCGGAGCAAAGCGTGCGGACACAGTTAGAAGCAGGCGTCGATGTTATTTTAGAGATTGATTGGCAGGGCGCACTACAAGTCAAAAAAATCTTTACTGACGCCATTATGATTTTCATTTTACCGCCAAGTATTGCCACTTTACGTCAGCGCTTATCGACGCGTGGGCAAGATACTATGGAGGTAATAGAGCAACGTCTGGCTGGCGCAGTGACTGAGATGGCGCAATATGTCCATTTTGATTTTGTGATTATTAATGACAATTTTGAGGTCGCTTTGACTGAGCTAAAAGCCATTATCGTGGCGGACAGGCAGACGCTTAAGCGTCAACAGCAGCGGTATCATCGCACCATCAGCAATTTACTTAACAATAAAGTAGAAGAGTAAAGCAAGAGCGAAATACTACTGTCAACACAGTCGATGAGCGCTTATTAATAGATACGTTAATAGACACGCAAAAAGCAACTACGCGGCTGGGCAAAAAATGCTATAATGTCTCGCTATCCCCCTTTATATTTTGATATTATTTTTATTGAGTGGCGGGCAAGCTCCGTGACTAATAAAAACAACCGAGGTAGCTACATATGGCACGAGTGACGATTGAAGATTGTTTGGATAATGTTGATAATCGCTTTGAACTGATTTTAGTGGCAAGCAAACGCGCACGTCAATTGGCCAAAGGTATCGCAGAACCATTGGTTGATGTGGATAATGACAAGCCTACGGTATTGGCATTGCGTGAAATCGCTGCTGGTAAAATCACTCGCGATATCCTAAATCAGCCAGAGCACAACTTTGCCACCAGTTCATTAGATTTGGCACTGTCAGGCGATCATGGTTTTTAAGACACTGTATTATTAAAATACCGCATTGAAGATTTGTCGTATGAAGCCTATAAAGCTAACCACTGCCTTATAAGACAAATACACACAGTGATGACATATTGACGAGAGACCACAGCATAGGCTGTGGTTTTTTGGTTGTAATGGCTGGTTGCTGTGATATTGCTTTGACTGTTTTAGTCACCATTTATACCTGAAAACCTACCATTGAGTTAGAATTTCTAAATTTTTATAGCACCTGTTCGCTTAGCAGTTGACATTGAATGCGATTTACGATTAATTAGAGGATGGTCTACCTATTTTTATCTTTTTTCTCGAAATTTTTTATATTGATAGTATTCCAGCATTCATTCAGTCACCATTTACCCGATAGACAGTCAGGCAAACAGGTAATGGAAAATAGGATCGTTACTTTATGAGTCAAACCTTACCCAAACTCAGCCATCATTTAGTCGATGAGGCTCAATACAATTTACTGCGCTCAGTAGGTTACCTCACTGCTGCTGAACGCCGTGATATTATTGATGCCTGTGAGTTCGGTGATATTGCGCACATCAAAGATAAGCGTAAATCAGGAGAGCCTTATATCACCCACCCGATTGCGGTGGCCGAGATACTGGCAGGTTTTCGTTTGGATCGAGATACGATTATTGCAGCGATTTTGCATGATACGGTCGAAGACACCGAGGTGAGCGATGAGCAGATTGAGCAGCGCTATGGCAAAATAGTGGCGAGACTGGTCGACGGTGTGACTAAGCTAAAATCATCCTCACACAATAAACAGCAAAACAAAGCAGCCACCTTTCATAAAATTTTGACAGCTACCCTTGCTGACCCACGCGTATTGATTATTAAGCTTGCTGACCGCTTACATAATATGTCGACACTGGATGCAGTACGCCCAGAAAAACAACGCACCACAGCACAAGAAACGTTGGACTTTTATGTGCCGTTTGCGCGGCTAATGGGTCTTAATGATATTGCCGATTATATCGAGGTGCTCTGTTATCGTAATCTTGATTCTGACATGTACAACAAACTGTCTGACAAGCTACTACAGCACGGACTTGGGCGTAACTTTCAAAGAGAGGCGATACATCGCTATTTAAGTATTGTCCTCAATAATTTGGGGTTGAATGGTCTGGTCAAAGTTTTAGACAATCGCGTGGTCATCTACCGTCAGTTTTTCCGCAATCGCGGTGAAATCAACGCTCTACTCCGTCATTATGCCTTTGAGATTGTCCTTGATAATGTCGAAGCCTGTGACAAGCTGGCCTATTACTTAATTAAAAAATACCAGATTGATGACTCTCATATCGCTGATAATATTCGTCGTCCGCTACCAGGTGGCAATCAATCACTCACGCTTATCTATGAGCGCGATAACGATGTCGTCAAAGTGACGATTTTGACCAAGCAAATGCAAAGCGCAGCGCGGCTTGGTGTCATTGGTGCAGAGCATGCCTCAGACGTTAGCCAATCGGTTATCCAAGCCTCATTACGCAATATGAAAGACTTGGTCGATGAAGACAGCTTAGATGAAAATAGCCCAGACTTTTCAGCAGCAGTCTCTACCATTAATGAGCTGATGGATTACCTACACTCCAGTAAAATCATCTGCTATAGTCCAAAGGGTCGCGCTTATGAGCTACCACAAGGCGCAACCGCGCTAGACTTTGCTTACGCTGTCGGACCGATGGTCGGCAATGTAGCCGTTGGCGCCAATATCGATGGCAAAAAAGCCAAACTTGGCACGGTCGTTAAGAATGGGCAGCTGGTTGAAATAGAAGTCAATAGCCACTCAGAACCAAAAGCAGAATGGCTAGGATTTGTCGTGACCAATAAAGCGCGTGAAGAGATTTTGCGTTGGTTTAAAGACTTGTCTCCTGCTGATAAGCAACACCATGGTCAACAAGCCTTAGATCGGGCGCTAAAAACCTATCAAAAAAGTCTCGATGACTTAACCGATAGTGATTGGAAAAACCTCACTGAATGGCGTGGCTTGACCGAAAAATCCGAACTATTTGAGCAAATAAGCTCTGGTACGTTACTACCACAGCTGGTGGTAACTCGCTTGTTTAGCGATGAAGTCAATGATTTACAAGCACAAGAACACAGTGATGATATGACCCAACCACAGCAGCTGATCGTCAATGCGTCTGGGGTTGAGCTTGATTTTGCCAATTGTTGTCATCCTATTTATGGTGACCCTATCGTCGGTCACTTGTCCCGTCACGGTCTGGTTGTTCATCGACACAAGTGCTTTTCACTTGACGATATTCGTAAAGACAATCCTTATCAGGTTATACAACTGCGCTGGCGTAATGACAAGGCCGTAAAACAAGGTGACGCTGGCGAGCATGACATAAAAAATACCGGAAAGATTCGCTTTCCAGCCTATTTAAAACTATCTATTGCCCTCAGCGACGAACAAATTACTGAAGTCATCTATCATTTACGCCAACTAAATATAGGGGTAGAAAAAGTAGACGTGCGCAGTAGTGACACCATCATCCATATCATCGTTCGCAGTCGCAATCATCTAGCTCAAGGCATTCGCGAGCTACGCTCCTTGCTAGGTTTCCCAAACATCATCAGGCTGTATCAGCTGTAGTGCTGGTAACAAGGTGTAGTGCGCGTGATACATTGCTACCAACACTCACTCAATAGAACATTGAATAATGGATTTAGAAAATTTTAGAAATACCTGAGATAATGATAAACTGTGTTTTTTGATTTTTAACAAATAAACGTAGAGCGTGTCATCATTTGTATGGTGAAAAACAAGATGTAAATGATGAATAATGCGCCCTTACCTACCAAACCAGAAAAAGATAAAAAGGATATATAATATGACTCGTCAAACCATTCAAACTGATAAAGCCCCTGCTGCCGTTGGTACTTATTCACAAGCCGTCAAAGTCGGTAACACCGTCTATATTTCAGGACAATTGGGTTTTGACCCTGATACCATGGAATTAAAAGAAGGTTTTAAAGCACAGGCTGAGCAAGTGTTCGAAAACATTAAAGCCATCTGTGAAGCGGCTGGTGGCAGCTTAAATGACGTAGTTAAATTTAACGTATCATTAACAGATTTGAATGATTTTGCGGCATTAAACGACGTGTTCGTTGCCAATCTAAGCGAGCCATATCCTGCTCGTGCAGCCGTCCAAGTAGCAGCGTTACCTAAAGGCGGTGTGGTCGAGATTGAGTCAATTTTATATATTGAGTAACTTAAGCCGTATCATCATGTAAATGGTAAGGCTTAATACATAGACGTACTTAATTTTCAAGTCGTTACGTCAAAAAAGCCACTGCTAAAAGGTAAGGCCAGAGTAAGCCCAAATATCACTATTTGGGCTTACTGCTATTATTCTTATCAATATTACAATCTAGTTATCTAAAAGCTGGTTATCTAAAAACTGTTTATCCAATAAACCATTTACCTGAAACTGGGAACGCATTTTATGTTGGTACAAGTTGCTCTACCCGTGCCCCTTTATCGGGTATTTGACTATAGCGTACCAGCAGATATAAACGCCTTATCAAGCCCTTCTTTACCCCCTATTGGCTGCCGTGTCGAAGTATCTTTTGGTCGTCAAACTTTAATCGGTATCGTCGTCGCTCATATTCCAGAAGCAAATAGCAGCGTGCCACTTAATAAGCTAAAACCTATCAATAAATGCTTGGATGCTGAGCCTATTTTGGACGCCAGTATGCTAAAGCTGGCCCATTGGCTGGCGCGTTATTATCACTACCCGCTTGGTGACGTTTTAGCAGTCATGCTGCCAACTCTCGTTCGTCAAGGTAAGCCGCTGGATTTACTGATTACCCATTGGCGAATTTTGCCACAGGTAAGCGACGCTGACTTTCGTGCCAACGCCAAAAAACAAAAACAACAATTTGATATGCTTAAGCTGCATGGCGAGCGCGGCGCGAGTGAAGATGTTTTATTGCTAGAGGGCATGGAGAGGAGTTTTTTAAAGGCGCTCGAAGACAAAGGGTTAATCGAGCGCTATATTCAGCCCAAACAATCACCTGCGCCTGTTAAATTAGCAAAAATGCCCCTTGATCTCAATGACGAGCAACAACTCGCCGTTACCGCCATTATTGCGTCTCATGAAGCTAATCGCTACACGGGATTTTTATTAAATGGCATCACTGGTAGTGGCAAGACAGAAGTCTATCTGCAAGCGATGCAAGCCGTATTGGAAGCTGGCAAGCAGGTATTGATTTTGGTACCAGAGATTGGATTGACACCGCAAACGCGCGCGCGTTTCGCCAGTCGCTTTGCCGCTCACATTGTCTTATTGCATTCTGGCATGAACAATACTCATCGCTTACAAGGCTGGCAAGACTGCCGTACCGGTCATGCCCAAATCATTATCGGCACGCGCTCAGCGGTGCTATATCCTTTTACAGATTTGGGCTTAATTGTCGTGGATGAAGCGCATGATGGCTCTTATAAGCAGCAAGATACCTTGCGCTATCATGCCGCCGACGTGGCACTTTATCGCGGACTACAAGCCAATATCCCTGTCGTACTGGGTACGGCGACGCCATCTCTTGAGCATCTAAAACTGGTCAATGACGGTAAGCTGGTGGAGTGCCAACTGCAAACTCGTCCCGGTAATGCGAAGCTTGCAACCATGCAGCTGATTGATGCGCGCCTGCAAAGTACTCATCAGCAAACGACGGACGACGGCGCGCGCTATGATACTGGGCTGACCGATGCGCTGATTGGGGCAATACGGCAAACGCTAGAAGCGGGCGATCAAGTATTAATATTCTTAAACCGTCGCGGCTATGCGCCAGTTTTGCTATGCGAAGCTTGCGGTTGGCAAGCAGATTGTCCGCGCTGCGACGCGCATCTAACCGTTCATTATAACAGCCAGTCCCAACACAACGCTTATAGTAGCTCCTATCTAAAATGCCACCACTGCGACTGGCAAGCTTATATTCCAAAAGTTTGCCCTGATTGTGGCAGTCAAAATTTGGATGCCAAAGGGATGGGCACGACAAGGCTCAGCGAAAACCTGCATGCAATTTTTGCCAATCCGCAAACCAGCAAAGAGCTATATCCCATTATCCAAATCGATCGCGATACCACCAGACGTAAAGACAGCTGGGAGAATATCTATCAGCGTATCAATCAAGGCAATCCTGCCATCTTGGTTGGCACGCAGATGGTCGCCAAAGGTCATCATTTCCCCAATGTTACGCTTGTCTGCTTACCCAATGCTGATCGTGGCTTTTTATCCGCCGACTTTCGCTCGCCGGAACATACCGCGCAGCTCATGATTCAAGTCGCAGGGCGTGCCGGTCGTGGTGATAAATCCGGGCGCGTACTCATTCAAACATTGCAACCTGACAATGAGCTGTTATTAAAATTGGTCAAAGATGGTTATTTATCCTTCGCACGTGAGCTATTGCAAGAGCGTAAAATGATGGGTTTACCACCGCACAGCCATGCTGCCTTGATACGCTGTGAGGGCAAAACCCTTGCTGCCACGACCCAAGCCCTTAAAGATGCCATTACCATTCTACCAAATGGGCATAATCTCGCCGTACTAGGACCTATCGATGCACCAATGAGTAAAAAGAATAGCCGTTACCACGTCCAACTGCTACTTTTAGGCAAAGACAGACAGCAATTGCATCGGGTATTACAGCACTGGTGGCAGCCTGTACTTGCCCTTCCAAGCGCCAAATATCTGAAGCTGACCTTGGATATTGACCCTGTTGGTTGGTAGCCGCCAACGCCTAGCCATCACTCTTTAAGCTCAATTACTCTTCTATAGCTCGCCGTCAATAAAGAACATTATTCAAAATAGGAAATTCATCGTTTACTGCCTAGATACAGCAAGCGTTTATTAAATATGCTAAATTCTTTATATCTGGCTAGTCCGCGAACAGCAAGCCCAGCCTTATAAGCAATCAAATTTCCTCTTCTGTCATTCTGAGTGTTGTTATGAGTCAAAATAAATCAAATGCTGAACAAGGCAACCATTCTCATCAGAATGATACTGTTAATGTGGCTAACCATCTGCATAAAGATGATGAGAGCAACTACACTCATGGCAATCAAGCCACTCACGATCACGATGAACACTTAGAGCAAACAACAGCCCCGCGAGATACCAAGGGCTATCAGCGCACCTTGCTGTTCAGCTTTATCATTATCACAGGCTATATGTTTATTGAAGCCATCGGTGGTTGGCTGACTGGCAGTTTGGCGCTATTATCTGATGCAGGTCACATGCTAAGTGATGCAATCGCACTTGGCGCCACTTTGATGGCCTTTAAAATTGGTGAAAAAGCAGCTACTCATCAAAAGACGTTTGGTTATAAACGCTTTGAGATTTTAGTCGCAACAGTCAATGGTGCGACGCTGGTCATTATTGCGCTAATGATTTTTTATGAGGCGATTAAGCGCTTTAATTCACCGCCTGAAATTGCTACCCAAGGCATGCTTATCGTTGCTACTATCGGTATGTTGGTCAATATTTTGGTTGCGTGGCTGATGCATCGAGGCAGTCGCGGCGAAGATGCACATGGACACAGTCATGCGGGTAGTCATAAAGACAGTCTTGAAGACACTCAAGGAAAAAATGAGAGTAAAGCACCGGTCAACCTTAATATGCAAAGTGCTTACCTGCATGTATTGAGTGACTTAATGGGTTCGGTTGCCGCTATTGTTGCCGCGCTTTTTATGATGAGCTTCGGCTGGGTTTGGGCGGATGCAGCAGCCTCGGTGATTGTCGCGATACTGATATTATTTAGTGGTTATCGCGTCGTGCGTGATTCCGTACATATTTT
This region of Psychrobacter sp. JCM 18902 genomic DNA includes:
- the ispH gene encoding 4-hydroxy-3-methylbut-2-enyl diphosphate reductase encodes the protein MQIYLANPRGFCAGVDRAIAIVNEALTRFEPPIYVRHEVVHNKFVVSDLANRGAVFVEELHEVPDGSIVIFSAHGVSKAVEDEAERRDLTVFDATCPLVTKVHIEVAKFAQEGMDAVLIGHAGHPEVEGTMGRFNRRHGGHIHLVENEADVAALSVQNAERLAFVTQTTLSMDDTARVIDALREKFPSIQGPRKDDICYATQNRQDAVKDLASRCEVVLVVGSPNSSNSNRLRELAERMNCRAYLIDNASEMDKSWLDGVQSIGVTAGASAPEVLIQEVLQQLQDWGGDLPSELSGIEENVTFSLPKALRIPVTQVGK
- the rpoZ gene encoding DNA-directed RNA polymerase subunit omega is translated as MARVTIEDCLDNVDNRFELILVASKRARQLAKGIAEPLVDVDNDKPTVLALREIAAGKITRDILNQPEHNFATSSLDLALSGDHGF
- a CDS encoding RelA/SpoT family protein, translated to MSQTLPKLSHHLVDEAQYNLLRSVGYLTAAERRDIIDACEFGDIAHIKDKRKSGEPYITHPIAVAEILAGFRLDRDTIIAAILHDTVEDTEVSDEQIEQRYGKIVARLVDGVTKLKSSSHNKQQNKAATFHKILTATLADPRVLIIKLADRLHNMSTLDAVRPEKQRTTAQETLDFYVPFARLMGLNDIADYIEVLCYRNLDSDMYNKLSDKLLQHGLGRNFQREAIHRYLSIVLNNLGLNGLVKVLDNRVVIYRQFFRNRGEINALLRHYAFEIVLDNVEACDKLAYYLIKKYQIDDSHIADNIRRPLPGGNQSLTLIYERDNDVVKVTILTKQMQSAARLGVIGAEHASDVSQSVIQASLRNMKDLVDEDSLDENSPDFSAAVSTINELMDYLHSSKIICYSPKGRAYELPQGATALDFAYAVGPMVGNVAVGANIDGKKAKLGTVVKNGQLVEIEVNSHSEPKAEWLGFVVTNKAREEILRWFKDLSPADKQHHGQQALDRALKTYQKSLDDLTDSDWKNLTEWRGLTEKSELFEQISSGTLLPQLVVTRLFSDEVNDLQAQEHSDDMTQPQQLIVNASGVELDFANCCHPIYGDPIVGHLSRHGLVVHRHKCFSLDDIRKDNPYQVIQLRWRNDKAVKQGDAGEHDIKNTGKIRFPAYLKLSIALSDEQITEVIYHLRQLNIGVEKVDVRSSDTIIHIIVRSRNHLAQGIRELRSLLGFPNIIRLYQL
- the gmk gene encoding guanylate kinase — its product is MTGSLFIITAASGTGKTSLVKQLLATTNDLTVSVSHTTRTPRPGEIDGHHYHFTDVEKFVTAIGENKFLEHAEVFGNYYGTSEQSVRTQLEAGVDVILEIDWQGALQVKKIFTDAIMIFILPPSIATLRQRLSTRGQDTMEVIEQRLAGAVTEMAQYVHFDFVIINDNFEVALTELKAIIVADRQTLKRQQQRYHRTISNLLNNKVEE
- a CDS encoding thioesterase family protein gives rise to the protein MSAYYNFIKREQREDGVNVAHYQPTKHAQGAWNEHEQHMAPATGLLTAELNGYAPQENMRIARISLDILGLIPLDDFTITTRCIRPGKTIELIEAVMSSRGRDAIIARAWRLMTQDTSEIAGIEDQKALHKPEELPIWEDMKGWPGGFIESVRLVADDTQRRPGRGMVWITNDVEMIEGKQTDDLVHLLGMVDTANGVVPRLGLGLSELEWMFPNTDLQIHMHRAPQGRWLGIEAVQQYGNDGIGLTSAVLHDVHGPFGRSEQILTIRPMPR
- a CDS encoding catalase; the protein is MNNDMSDKKCPYAPTQLTMGNGAPVADNQNSMTAGKRGPLLAQDVWLNEKLGNFVREVIPERRMHAKGSGAFGTFTVTNDITKYTRADIFSEVGKQTEMFARFSTVAGERGAADAERDIRGFALKFYTEEGNWDMVGNNTPVFFLRDPRKFPDLNKAVKRDPRTNMRSATNNWDFWTLLPEALHQVTIVMSDRGLPASYRNMHGFGSHTYSFWNEAKERFWVKFHFRTQQGIKNLTDAEAAEVVGSDRESHQKDLYDAIENGDFPKWKMYVQIMPEAEADTVPYHPFDLTKVWPKDDYPLIEVGEFELNKNSDNYFVDVEQAAFAPSNLVPGISVSPDKMLQNRLVNYADAQRYRVGVNHQQIPVNKPRCPVMSNHRDGQGRVDDNYGSRPHYEPNSFSQWQEQPDYAEPPLKIDGYAAHYDFREDDSDYFSQPRALFNLMSAEQQQVLFENTANNMAGVPNFIQYRHIRNCNWCDAAYGAGVAKALGLTVEDAMNARESDPALHLPSCL